In Schistocerca gregaria isolate iqSchGreg1 unplaced genomic scaffold, iqSchGreg1.2 ptg001433l, whole genome shotgun sequence, the following proteins share a genomic window:
- the LOC126332183 gene encoding acidic mammalian chitinase-like — protein sequence MRYDPLILFLLATFTISTVLTTGGVVCYVGTWANYRTGNGNYSIPNIGENLDVDLCDHIIYTFVGLEEATGKVISLDPWLDLGTGTGGTGLRGFCTFTDLKQKNPNLRASLAVGGWNEGSSKYSTMVNDPAKRKIFIDSAVEMMKEYNFDGFDLDWEYPNQRGGNPVDAENFNTLIREFREEFDKYGFFLTAAVASAPESVDLSYDVPSLSKYLDRIHVMTYDLHGPWDGVTGINAPMYGSSVYSNNETLAGLYVDNCIRGWLNRGADPEKLALGMPTYGKTFVLSDPSNYGIGAPTQPGNGGPAGPHTKQDGMLGYNEYCEFKSTDGWQEVWDDEQQGVYAYKSNGEWIGFDNEKSLCMKGKYAKDLKLGSTMIWSSETDDFRGICGGKKNPLTAAIKDGISSNPTLC from the coding sequence ATACGATCCTCTGATATTGTTTTTACTTGCTACATTTACTATCTCAACAGTCTTGACTACGGGAGGAGTAGTCTGTTATGTTGGCACCTGGGCAAACTATAGAACAGGAAATGGAAATTATTCAATCCCGAATATAGGCGAGAATTTAGACGTGGATCTATGTGATCATATTATCTATACATTCGTTGGCCTTGAAGAGGCTACCGGCAAGGTTATAAGTCTTGACCCCTGGTTAGATTTGGGCACTGGCACTGGTGGTACTGGCTTGAGGGGCTTCTGTACGTTTACTGACTTGAAACAAAAAAATCCCAACCTCAGAGCTAGTTTGGCTGTTGGTGGCTGGAATGAAGGCTCATCGAAATACTCTACTATGGTGAATGATccagcaaaaagaaaaattttcattgaCAGCGCAGTGGAAATGATGAAAGAGTATAACTTTGATGGATTTGACCTTGATTGGGAATATCCAAATCAAAGAGGTGGAAATCCTGTTGATGCAGAGAACTTCAATACACTTATAAGAGAATTCAGGGAAGAATTCGACAAGTATGGTTTCTTTTTGACTGCTGCTGTGGCCTCAGCTCCTGAAAGTGTAGATCTTTCATACGATGTTCCATCTTTGTCTAAATATTTGGATCGTATCCATGTCATGACTTACGATTTGCATGGTCCATGGGACGGGGTAACTGGAATCAACGCTCCTATGTACGGCTCTAGTGTTTATAGCAACAATGAGACGCTAGCCGGTCTGTACGTGGATAACTGTATTCGTGGCTGGTTGAACAGAGGTGCCGATCCAGAAAAACTAGCATTGGGGATGCCGACGTATGGTAAAACCTTTGTGCTTTCTGATCCTAGCAATTACGGAATTGGAGCCCCTACACAACCAGGAAATGGTGGACCAGCGGGACCACACACTAAACAGGATGGGATGTTGGGATACAATGAATATTGCGAGTTTAAATCAACAGATGGTTGGCAAGAGGTGTGGGACGATGAGCAGCAGGGCGTATATGCTTATAAAAGTAACGGTGAATGGATTGGCTTTGATAATGAAAAGTCTCTGTGTATGAAAgggaagtatgctaaagatttgaAGCTTGGGAGTACTATGATTTGGTCATCGGAAACCGATGATTTCAGGGGTATCTGTGGAGGTAAAAAGAATCCACTTACTGCGGCAATTAAAGATGGCATAAGCTCAAACCCAACTCTCTGCTAA